Below is a window of Methanocaldococcus jannaschii DSM 2661 DNA.
AATCTTAGATTTAATTTTTGAGGAAAAGATTGTTAATTATACATCTCCTTCAATTTTAAAAGAAATTGGGTTCAAATGTTTATCCCCAAAATTAAGAAAATATTTAGGGAATGAAAATAGAATTTTAAAAATACTCACCGCTTTTTCTTCTGTTTCGGTTATTATAAATCCAAATACTAATTTTAATGTTTGTAGAGATGAAGATGACAATAAATTTATAAATGTTGCTTATGAATCGAAAGCCATCATTATTACTGGAGATAAGGACTTAATATCATTAAGAGACGAAAATAAATATCTAAAAATCAATAACATACATTTAAAAGTCCCAACTCCAAAAGAATTTATTGAAGAATTTGAAAAATTTATATCTTAAACTCTCCCCTCTCTATCTTCTTCTTTAACTCTTTAGCTAATTTTAAAGCTCTCTTTCTATCTGACTGCCTACATGTTATTGGAATTCCACATACAGAGCCAAGCTTTGTTTTAAATACTCCATAAGGGCAAATATTGCAAACTCCACAACCAAAACAATCTTCAGTTATCTTTATTTTTCCATTCTCTCTTTTTATGGCAAAAGTTGGGCAGTATTTTTCAACTAAGCACTCTCTGCAGTTTTTACATTTATCTTGATAGATTTTTGGTCTTAAATCTACGTTTTCCCAGACCTCTGCATAACTTCCAATGTCTATAATCTCTCTACCAAATATATTAACTAAAGGTAGGGTAA
It encodes the following:
- a CDS encoding putative toxin-antitoxin system toxin component, PIN family, which gives rise to MEKIKIKVVIDTNVFISALINPNGIPGKILDLIFEEKIVNYTSPSILKEIGFKCLSPKLRKYLGNENRILKILTAFSSVSVIINPNTNFNVCRDEDDNKFINVAYESKAIIITGDKDLISLRDENKYLKINNIHLKVPTPKEFIEEFEKFIS